ATCTACTACAAAATTGGTTTCTGAAGAAGTCACTAAGAATCCTGTCACAAAGATAGTAAATATCGGTACAGCATCTCAATACAGCAACTCCGATATTATAATTCTGGCAAAGCTTATATATGCAGAGGCAGGCGGAGAGAGCGACGCAGGGCAAATAGCTGTTGGTTCTGTTGTATTAAACAGAATAGCTAGTTCTAAATATCCAAATACAATGTCTGGTGTGGTTAATCAGTCCGGCCAGTTTGCAAGCCTTGGCAGTTATAGTTCTAGGAGCTTAAACAATGCCAGAAAAGTATGTTCCGGAGGTAAGTCCTTACCAAGTAACGTAATGTATTTCAGGCCGTCTAGATTGGGGACTTCTTGGGGATCAAGAACATTTTATAAAACGATAGATAATCACAATTTCTTTAAATAATTAAATTAGATATAATTTTTATATTAAAAAACCGCTTGCAAGCGGTTTTTTAATATATATAATATATATAATATTAGATTAAAGAAGAAAGACGGTAACACATGAAAGTTTATTCGCCAAAAGTCGTAAATGAATTGCTAAAAAGATATTCTCTTTCGCCGCAAAAGAGATTTTCGCAAAATTTTTTGGTAGATGAAAATACTCTAGTAAAAATAGCAAATGCTGCTCCTTTAAATAGCTATATCATTGAGATAGGCCCTGGGCTAGGCGCACTGACGCTTTTACTGGCAAAGAGATCAAAAAAAGTATTGGCCTATGAAATAGACAGAGGGCTTTTTGAAGCACTTCATATGATACTTGAAAACGAAAACAACGTTTTTGTTAAAAATGAAGATGCCCTAAAAGCAGACTTTTTGGCAGATGCTAAGGAGCATTTTGGAGATAATGATTTCTTTGTGGTAGCTAATTTGCCATATAATATTACTACACCGATAATAATGCGGTTCTTAGAGGAAAACTTGCCTGTTAGCGGCATGGTTTTAATGATGCAAAAAGAAGTTGCCCAAAGAATATGTAATGAAGGAGATAAAAGCGCTCTTACAATTGCAGTTTCTTTTTATAGTAAAGCGCATATACTATTTAATGTTTCAAAGAATTCTTTTTTACCTAAGCCAGAAGTAGACTCCTCTGTTGTTAACTTCGATATAGTGAACAGAGAGTTTGAGTTTAAAAAGGAATTTTTTGAAATTACGCGTGCTTTGTTCGCAATGAAGAGAAAAACTGTGGAGAATAATTTTGCTTCGGCGTTTAGAGTAAAAAAAGACGTTGCATCAACGTTTTTTAAAGATTTGGATTTAAATCCTTCATATAGGGCACAGCAGTTCTCCACAGAAGATTTTTTAAAAATGGCTAAAAATTTAAAAAACTTTTTAAAAAATTATTAATTTAGGCAGGAAAACAGGATTATATGTTGAATACTATAAAGTGGGGAACTTTGGAGGCAATGTAAGTGCTGCATAAAAAAATATGATTTTTGCAGTATTTTAAATAAAATTATTCAAATTTATAAGGAGGAAAATTATGTATCCATTGGGAAAAAGCGGGATATTGAACCCCAAAAATGTATATTACAATTTAAATGCTCCAGAGCTTTACGAAGAAGCACTTAAGAGGGATGAGGGAATATTGATGGAAAACGGTGCGCTATTATTAAATACCTCACCATATACCGGACGTTCACCTAACGATCGTTTTACCATTGAAGTCGGCAAAGCTAAAGAACTGGTAAGCTGGGGCGGCGCCAATAAGGCTGCTTCGCTTGAAGTGTACAATAAAGTATTTAATAAAATAAAAAAGTATTTAGAAAATAAAGACGTTTTTGTATGCGATGCTTTCGCTGGAGCAGATAAGAATAACAGGATCAAGGTACGCTGCATAAATGAACTGGCTGCTCAAAATTTAGTTATGAGGACTATGCTTATAAGGCCGGAATCAGAGGAGGAACTTGCCGGATACGTTCCTGATTTTACACTTATTTGTGCACCTGGAGTAAAGTGTGTTCCTGAAGAAGATGGAACATATTCCGAAGCTGCCATTTTAGTTAACTTTGAAGAAAAAACTGTATTGATCGCAGGTTCTAAATATGCTGGCGAAATGAAAAAGGGCATCTTTTATGTAATGAACTACATACTTCCACAGCAAGATGTTTTCCCAATGCATTGCTCCGCAAACGTTGGTAAAGACGGTGACGTTGCATTGTTCTTTGGGCTTTCCGGCACAGGAAAGACAACTCTTAGCGCAGATACAAACAGAAGCCTCATCGGAGACGACGAACATGGCTGGTCTTCAAATGGTATATTTAACTTTGAAGGCGGATGCTATGCCAAGTGTATCAAATTAAGCGAAGAAACAGAACCTGAAATTTATAGAGCAATTAAATTTGGAAGTATAGCCGAAAATATAGTTGTAGACAAAAACAGGGTTCCTGATTATGACGATGCGAGCATCACAGAGAATTCACGTGTTGCATATCCATTGTCTTATATCCCTAATGCGCTAATACCAAGTGTAGCAGGGCATCCAAAGACAGTCATATTTTTAACTGCAGATGCATTCGGTGTTTTGCCTCCGGTGGCAAAACTTACTAAAGAAGCTGCGATGTATCACTTCGTGTCAGGATATACGAGCAAACTGGCAGGTACAGAAAGAGGTATAACGGAGCCTTCTCCTACATTCTCAACTTGCTTTGGCGGGCCTTTTTTACCGTTACATCCAAGCATATATGCAGAACAGTTAGGTAAGAAAATAGAGCAGTTTAATTCTAATGTATATCTTATAAACACTGGCTGGTCCGGTGGCCCGTATGGAGTTGGCAAGAGAATGAGCATAAAGGTAACAAGAGCTATAGTCACAGCTGCACTTACAGGGCAGCTTGAAAAGAGCGAGTTTGTGTTAGACCCTATATTTAACATACTTGTTCCAAAAACTTGCCCTAATGTATCTTCTGAAATCCTTATCCCGAAAAATACATGGGCAGATAAAGAAGCATATGAAAAGCAGGCTAAAAAACTTGCAGGTAACTTTATTAAAAACTTTGAAACTAAGTACAGCCATATGCCGCAGAATATAATTGACGCAGGCCCCAAGGCTTAAAAATTAAAAATAAAAAAAGATTCGCATAAATTTCGTGCGAATCTTTTTTTTATTTGCATATAAATTAATTTAGAGGGGAAGTATTAAAAAAATGGAGATCTCACGGTGTATGAGAAGGATAATAGAATTAAAGGGTAAGAGCGGAGAAAAAGGTATATTAAAATTGATAGACCAGCCAGAGGGTATGCAATGCCAGCTTATAACAGAAATCCCAGACAACAAAACACTTTATCTAAAAAACAGTGCCGGAGTAGTATGTCTTAACATAAAAGACAGCTACATGCTTACAAATTCCAGTGCAGACGACATAAAATCAGTTGCCGTAGTATGCAGGGAAAGTATATGTTTAACGGGAGGAGAGAATTTAGATTGGAATAGTATCATAATAAAGCCGCCTAAAGAGGAACCGGATAAAAAGGCTTTTAAATTAGATGAGGCTAAAGAATTTACAAAAAAAGAAGAACAAAAAGAAAAGTTAAAGACCGAAGCAAAGAAAGAGAAACTGGTTAATAATGATATGCTTTTAAATATGCTCCCGCACCTCTTAAAAAATGGAGAACAGGGCAATCAAGATATGTCTAAACTTTTTTCTATGATGCAAATGCTAAATGGAAATAACAATATGGATACGGGAATGCTTGAAAAGATGATGGCCCTAATGTCAAACGATTCTTCAAAAAATCATACTGAAGAGACCGTCATTGATGAGGCAGTTAAAGATAACAATATACCAAATACGGTTGGGAAAGAGACCTTAAAAAAAGAGGATAATAAAATAAATGCGGAAAAAAAATTAAGTGAGGGAAATTTTGATGAAGCAAAATCAAACGGGGGCAAATTAAGTGAAGAAAATCTCAGTGTAGAACAGGAAGATATTAAGGATAACGGGGAAAAAAATAAGGAAGCAGACGAGGGAAAAGAGAATAAAGGTTTAAATCAAGAATCTGGTAATGAGAATAAAAATAAAGAAAAAGCCGAAATATTAGAAGAACTCGAAGAAGCAGATTATTGTGATTTAAACATGTTTGAATGGAATAAAGTAGATTATCCGTTCCCGCAGACAGGCCATTACATAAGTGGGAGTGCCATAATTAACGGCCTAAAGGCGTACGCAACGGGAATACCGGGGGAGTTTTCGTTTAAGCCTCCACCGTGGCAGGGGGAGTTTACACGGTTTTTTAATTACTTAGGGCAGGGATACTGGGTAAAAGTGGTTATGCAAAAGGGAAACGGATAGCGTATTTACTACTTTAGTCCCGCTAAAAAATCATCTTTATCGGAAACGAGATGGATGATATTGGTTAATATATCGGCATATGTATATGAAAAGCGCCTGTTAATGTTATTATCAGAAACGTATATGGTAAATATATCCGGATATACTCCGTCTATTATACCGGTTTGTTTTTGATATCCACGTCTACCGTTTTTAGATAAAAAAACGACCCTACTTCCATTTTTTTTAAAAATGTAGCGCTTTATTTGGTCCAGTGAGTTTTTTTCCATTTTTACCAATTTTTTAACCTCTTTAAAATAAGTATCTCCATAAAAATGGTTTTTATACCCATAAAAAAAGAATAAATATTCATGTTAAATTTATTAATATTTAAATAGAATTAAAATTGTAATAAAAATTTAAAATGTAAATTATAAGTAAAACATTTTGTAAATGCATATAAAAATGAATAAGAATGAATAAAGTTAGTCACATTATCCACAGGTATTTCCACTAAACGGCTATAAATAAGGGATTCATGTGAAAATTCCTGTGGATAAAAAACTGGATTTAATATTTTATTTGTATATACATGAAATGTATATAAATAAGCGGTGCATATGATTTTTTATCGCAAATATTAAAAAAATGAATATTTATACATATAAAAATCAGTTGCTTATATCCATCGCAATTTTATCTGCAATTAACGCAATAAACTCTCCGTTTGTAGGTTTATCGTTCTTTTCATATATATTGTACCCGAAGATATCATTTAAATGTTCAAGGCGGCCTCTGGCCCAGGCAACCTCGATAGCGTGACGAATGGCACGCTCTACTTTACTTGCAGAGGTATCAAAATTTTGTGCAATTCCCGGGTACAGCTGTTTGGTTATTGAATTTATGATGTCTGGAGTTTTAACAACTATCTTAACAGCTTCTCTCAAAAATTGGTATCCCTTGATATGTGCGGGTATACCAATACTTAAAAAGATGCTGGTTATTCTCTCGTCTAATGATTTGCTTTTAACAGTTGGAAGCATCTGGTCAGTTTCATACATAACATTAGATAAAGAAAACATATCTAGGAGGCGCTTGTATAAAGTCTCTGCGTTCATAGGTTTAGCAAAGAAATATTTTGCTCCATGATTAACAGTATTTGTTATAACAGACTCATTAAATAACGAAGATAAAACTATACTCATAGGTTTTGTCTCCACATCCATTTTTCTTATTGCATCTAAAAGAGCAATGCCATCATTTTCAGGCATAATCAAATCTAATATGATTGCATCGTACTTGTCACGCTGTAATTTGATTAATGCCTCGCCCACACTTAATGCCATATCTGTTTTACCGATATGATCTTTGGTGCAAAGATAATTTTTGAGAAGTTGGGACTGTTGTTCGTTGTCGTCTACCAATAAAATATTCAAATTTTCCGACATTTTTAAGAGTACCTACCTTTCTAAAATGATTAATAACGGCAAAGCTTTTTTGGGGCTTTACTAGAATCTTTTTATATATTAAATATAACACATATAATTAAGAAAATCAACAAAATATAGTAAATTTTTAAAAAAAATAATGATAATTGATAATATTTTTTAAAATTGACATTTTATGAGCTAATATAACTTTTTTTAGATATATTTAGACATTTTATGCACCTTTTTCGACAATAAACGCGCATTAATAAAAGGCTTGATTCAATGATATATAAAAGGCTTATTTTAATAGTATAAAAAGTGAAATTATTCGATAAAATAAGCTAAAAAATTTATTGAAAATGATAGTAAAAATTGGTACTTATAAGAGGAGCTAAAAAGGGTATATTAAAAGCGTAAGGAAAATGCAGGGCTTATTTGCTACTGCAGTTCTTAAAAATAGCAGCCGTAGATTTTATTGCATATAGGTATGCAAATAATCCGTTTGGGCGAGCATTTGTAAATTTATTTTATTTTTGTATCGGGTTAACCCTATACAATTAAAAATGCTTTAAGCTATTAAGATCTGAAGATGATAGCTTTTCAAAAAAGCGATAAACATTTTTGTTTAATAGATCATCTGTTTAATTAAGATACATGAGGACTCTGGTCTTTAAAGCTCTAATTTTTCCTTACACTTAAAAAACGAAGCACGTTTAAGCTTCGTTTTTTAAGTTTTGTCAATTTTATATGTTATCTTTTTGCGAAGAGCAAAAGTTTTTGCCCGGAAGACAAGGTGCTGTTTTCTTCTATTTCCGGATTATATGAAACTATACTTTTTGTATCTATTAAGAATCTCTTAGATACATCCCAGAGAGTTTCCCCTTCGTCTGCAAAGTATACTATCAACCCGCTGGTTTTAACAGGAGGCTGGTTTAGATCCGTAAGGTTTGTTAAAACCGGGAAAGATTGGTCTAAGAAGAAGTATGCGTCTATCACTATAAGGGATGAGACATTTATATCCCGGCCGCTTCCTTCGGTTTGTACATTTTTTACAATAGCTACGGCAAGAGAATTGTGTTTACCGGTAAGCCCAGGAGCTGAGACTTCTACTTGGAAAGGTTTTTCCATAACCTTTGAAACCATACCTTCTTCTGTAGTATAGCAGACGTTATATAATATAATACCTTCTACATGAAGTATATCGTTGCCGCATACAGTTTTTGATACTATGGCTTTACCGGATGAACAGATTATTCGTACGGCTCTGGGGCTGCCAACTGAAAGTGTATCGCGGATAAGCGTAGTTTCGGCTAGATGGTTTATTAAGGAACATGCATTCATAGTTTTTACTTCTTCTTCAAGCATAGTCTTAGTTGAATATGCCGCAGTTAAAACAGGCATGGAGACCATATTCAATGGCATCATGGTTATGGTTAATTCCGCGGTTATGCGAATAATGTCTTGTTCCTCATCTACAACGGTAACATCTATTTTATCTATTGAAACCCTGCTAAACATATGAGAAGGTTTTTGCATTGAAGGCATGGGGAGCATTTCGCCAATAGACAGCATTTGGCTTGTAGTACTTAACGGCGCCTCTTCTTCTTGGGTTATATACAAGATATTTATGCTCAATTCACCTTCGACAGCAGCCCGGTCATCCTCGGGTTTCATTGTGGTGATGGAAGGGAAACCATACGCAAATGCAACTTTTTTAATTGGCGGGAGCGTTTGAGGAAGCCGTTTTTCCTCTGTTATTGTCGTATGATGCCTCTCGATTTTGCCAATACAGCTCATCGTTACATTATTGTGCTTTGCCTGTATATCTGGAGTCTCTTCAACCATATCTACCATTTGATCTGTAAAGCATAGTGCGTCTATATCCACAACCCCGGTAACACTTACGTTCCTCTCATTTTTCACGTGGTTTTCTGTCTCAGTCAAAGAGACGTTTATATTTACATTGGTCTTTGGGGTAACTCCAAGAGCATCCATAGAATGCCTAAAAGAAGACATGCTCTTTTGGCAATCCACCTCGCCATTTATATCTCTATATATGATAGAGTAGTGTATTACGCCATCTAATATTATACGGTTTTCAAGTGTTTCAACTCCAGCCAGGCTTGCATAACCATCTGCAAACAGCACTTCGGACAAATCGTTTTGATCAGATGACAGTGATATTACACCATCGAATAGCGCCTGTGAGGACACATTTAAAACAGGCTGCTGAACGGTTAGTGGCTTATGTTTTATGTCCATAAACTTACCCCTCCTTCAAGGATTTAAATTCTTATTTTCCTATAAATATTTATATAGAAATTTTTTCGCAGTTATTACCATTTTATATAGTATTTAATAAAAAAATATGATAAGGGCTTGTTTTAAGATCAAGCCGTATAAATTAAAGTAAGAAAAAATCTAATTAAAGGGTTATGAAACATAAGTATGCTATAATATGCCGATATATAATCTTAAAACTAGTTGATTTTTAAATTAACCGGTTAAAATAGGGTGTATTTGAGAAAAATAAGTTGACACTTAACATAAAGTTAATTATAATATTTTGTGCATGTTGTTGCCATTAGCCCCGGGAACAACATATATAAAACAGTAAAAATTGCTTTACTTCAAGGGAGGATAAGCCTTATGAAAACATATATGGCGTCCGCTAATACTGTTAAAAAAGAATGGTATGTTGTTGATGCTGAAGGAAAAGTCTTTGGCCGGTTAGCCAGCCAGGTCGCAAGTATCCTAAGAGGTAAAAATAAACCGGAGTATACTCCATTTGTAGATACAGGCGATTATGTCATCATAGTCAATGCCGACAAGGTTGTTTTTACCGGTAAAAAATTGGATCAAAAAGTATATTACAGCCACTCTGGTTATGTGGGTGGTTTAAAAGAGACAAAGTATAGAAAGCTTATGGAAGAAAAACCGGAATTTGCACTCTATGAAGCAATCCGCCGTATGCTTCCTAAGAATTCGCTCGGAAGAAAGATGCTTAAAAAAGTCCATATATATAGAGGACCTGAACATGAGCATCAGGCGCAGTGCCCAAAGGCACTCGAAATCAATTAAGGAGGGTAAGATAAAATGGGAGAAAATTGTTATCTTGGAACCGGCAGAAGAAAAAGCTCCGTTGCACGCGTTCGTTTAGTTCCCTCCGATAAGGGCAAGATCGTTATAAATAAGCGTGATATAGAAGATTATTTCTGCTTAGAAACACTTAAGATGATAGTCCGCTCGCCGCTAAAGGCTGCCGAATGTGAAGGAACATACGATGTGTTCGTAAACGTTTACGGTGGTGGCATAACAGGCCAGGCAGGAGCTATCCGACACGGAATATCCCGTGCGCTGGTTGCCGCTAACGCGGACAATAGGCCAGTTCTTAAAAAGTCCGGGTTCTTAACCCGTGACCCGAGAATGAAAGAGAGAAAGAAATACGGCTTAAAAGCCGCAAGACGTGCTCCTCAGTTCTCAAAGAGATAATTTTAATAATTATTATTTTAAAAAGCTTACAGATATCTGTAAGCTTTTTTTATTTCATTTCATGGGTTTTCCTGATATAATAAATGAATAAAATTTACGTTTTGAGGTTAAAAATGCAGATCGATATAATGAAGGCTTCAAAAAGCTTTGGCAGTATAAAAGTGCTAAATGAAATATCACTAAAAGTTTTCAGCGGTGAAATATTATGCCTTTTAGGTCCGTCAGGTGCCGGGAAGACAACGCTAATCAGGCTTATTACCGGCGCAATCAATTTAGATTCTGGCAGTATAAAGGTAGATGACATAAAAGTGCCTTCAATATCACTTTATAAATATATGGGATATATGCCGCAAAGTGATGCGCTATACTATGATATATCCGGCCAGGATAATCTTTTGTTTTTTGGGGGCCTATATAACATAAAGGGCAAGGTATTGAAAGATAGGGTTAATACGATACTTAAATCTTTAGATCTTTATAAAGATAAAGACAGGCTAGTATCTACTTATTCCGGAGGCATGAGAAAACGTCTTTCGCTCGCAGTTGCCCTTTTGCACAATCCTAAATATCTGCTGCTCGATGAGCCGACTGCGGGAATAGACCCGGTATTGCGTAAATCCATATGGGATTACTTTTATAGGCTTAGGGATCAGGGCGTTGCAATAGTCGTTACTACACACATAATAGATGAGGCTTTAAAATGTGATCATGTAGCGCTTATCTATAACGGAAAATTGATTTTTAATGACACGACAAAAAACGTTATTGAAAAGACGCCTAATGGCGATATAGAACAACTTTTTTTTATGTCAGAGGATAAGCAATTATGATAAGTATAGTAAGCCGCATTTTAAAACAAATATTTAACGATAAGCGTTCCCTTTTTCTTATGGTGTTTGTACCGATATTTTTGCTGACTCTTCTTTACTTTATTCTTGGAAAAAGCGGATATGTTCCAAAAGTAGCTACAGTCAACTTATCTCCTAATTTGGTTGCAGTTTTACAGGAAGAAGATGGAATAACTTTAACAGAAAAAGATTCTGACGAAAGCGATGTAGATTATATAAAAAGCGGGAAAGCAGATGCTGTTATATCCGAGGATACAAGCGGAATAAATGTAGTGATGCTTGAAGTTGATACTGTAAAAACTACGGAGGTAAATGAAGCCTTGAAAGAAGCGATCGCCTCTTTCAATCCGAATTTCAGCATTAACATGTCTTTTGTATACGGCGATGTAGATGAAAGCACATTTAATAGTATTGGATACCTGATTATAGGAATACTTTCATTTTTTATAATATTTATTTTTTCTGGCATATCCTTTGTCAGAGAAAGGACTTCAGGAACAGTTGAACGCCTGATGCTGACGCCTGTTAAGACGGTTTCGGTCGTTATGGGATATATATGCGGTTTTGGAATCTTTGCGGTAATACAAAGCGTTCTTTTGATAGTGTTTTCAAAATTCGTTTTAGATATGC
The DNA window shown above is from Eubacteriales bacterium and carries:
- the pckA gene encoding phosphoenolpyruvate carboxykinase (ATP); this translates as MYPLGKSGILNPKNVYYNLNAPELYEEALKRDEGILMENGALLLNTSPYTGRSPNDRFTIEVGKAKELVSWGGANKAASLEVYNKVFNKIKKYLENKDVFVCDAFAGADKNNRIKVRCINELAAQNLVMRTMLIRPESEEELAGYVPDFTLICAPGVKCVPEEDGTYSEAAILVNFEEKTVLIAGSKYAGEMKKGIFYVMNYILPQQDVFPMHCSANVGKDGDVALFFGLSGTGKTTLSADTNRSLIGDDEHGWSSNGIFNFEGGCYAKCIKLSEETEPEIYRAIKFGSIAENIVVDKNRVPDYDDASITENSRVAYPLSYIPNALIPSVAGHPKTVIFLTADAFGVLPPVAKLTKEAAMYHFVSGYTSKLAGTERGITEPSPTFSTCFGGPFLPLHPSIYAEQLGKKIEQFNSNVYLINTGWSGGPYGVGKRMSIKVTRAIVTAALTGQLEKSEFVLDPIFNILVPKTCPNVSSEILIPKNTWADKEAYEKQAKKLAGNFIKNFETKYSHMPQNIIDAGPKA
- a CDS encoding DUF3794 domain-containing protein, encoding MDIKHKPLTVQQPVLNVSSQALFDGVISLSSDQNDLSEVLFADGYASLAGVETLENRIILDGVIHYSIIYRDINGEVDCQKSMSSFRHSMDALGVTPKTNVNINVSLTETENHVKNERNVSVTGVVDIDALCFTDQMVDMVEETPDIQAKHNNVTMSCIGKIERHHTTITEEKRLPQTLPPIKKVAFAYGFPSITTMKPEDDRAAVEGELSINILYITQEEEAPLSTTSQMLSIGEMLPMPSMQKPSHMFSRVSIDKIDVTVVDEEQDIIRITAELTITMMPLNMVSMPVLTAAYSTKTMLEEEVKTMNACSLINHLAETTLIRDTLSVGSPRAVRIICSSGKAIVSKTVCGNDILHVEGIILYNVCYTTEEGMVSKVMEKPFQVEVSAPGLTGKHNSLAVAIVKNVQTEGSGRDINVSSLIVIDAYFFLDQSFPVLTNLTDLNQPPVKTSGLIVYFADEGETLWDVSKRFLIDTKSIVSYNPEIEENSTLSSGQKLLLFAKR
- a CDS encoding ABC transporter ATP-binding protein, whose product is MQIDIMKASKSFGSIKVLNEISLKVFSGEILCLLGPSGAGKTTLIRLITGAINLDSGSIKVDDIKVPSISLYKYMGYMPQSDALYYDISGQDNLLFFGGLYNIKGKVLKDRVNTILKSLDLYKDKDRLVSTYSGGMRKRLSLAVALLHNPKYLLLDEPTAGIDPVLRKSIWDYFYRLRDQGVAIVVTTHIIDEALKCDHVALIYNGKLIFNDTTKNVIEKTPNGDIEQLFFMSEDKQL
- the rpsI gene encoding 30S ribosomal protein S9; amino-acid sequence: MGENCYLGTGRRKSSVARVRLVPSDKGKIVINKRDIEDYFCLETLKMIVRSPLKAAECEGTYDVFVNVYGGGITGQAGAIRHGISRALVAANADNRPVLKKSGFLTRDPRMKERKKYGLKAARRAPQFSKR
- the rplM gene encoding 50S ribosomal protein L13, giving the protein MKTYMASANTVKKEWYVVDAEGKVFGRLASQVASILRGKNKPEYTPFVDTGDYVIIVNADKVVFTGKKLDQKVYYSHSGYVGGLKETKYRKLMEEKPEFALYEAIRRMLPKNSLGRKMLKKVHIYRGPEHEHQAQCPKALEIN
- a CDS encoding Veg family protein; the protein is MEKNSLDQIKRYIFKKNGSRVVFLSKNGRRGYQKQTGIIDGVYPDIFTIYVSDNNINRRFSYTYADILTNIIHLVSDKDDFLAGLK
- the rsmA gene encoding 16S rRNA (adenine(1518)-N(6)/adenine(1519)-N(6))-dimethyltransferase RsmA, which translates into the protein MKVYSPKVVNELLKRYSLSPQKRFSQNFLVDENTLVKIANAAPLNSYIIEIGPGLGALTLLLAKRSKKVLAYEIDRGLFEALHMILENENNVFVKNEDALKADFLADAKEHFGDNDFFVVANLPYNITTPIIMRFLEENLPVSGMVLMMQKEVAQRICNEGDKSALTIAVSFYSKAHILFNVSKNSFLPKPEVDSSVVNFDIVNREFEFKKEFFEITRALFAMKRKTVENNFASAFRVKKDVASTFFKDLDLNPSYRAQQFSTEDFLKMAKNLKNFLKNY
- the spo0A gene encoding sporulation transcription factor Spo0A; its protein translation is MSENLNILLVDDNEQQSQLLKNYLCTKDHIGKTDMALSVGEALIKLQRDKYDAIILDLIMPENDGIALLDAIRKMDVETKPMSIVLSSLFNESVITNTVNHGAKYFFAKPMNAETLYKRLLDMFSLSNVMYETDQMLPTVKSKSLDERITSIFLSIGIPAHIKGYQFLREAVKIVVKTPDIINSITKQLYPGIAQNFDTSASKVERAIRHAIEVAWARGRLEHLNDIFGYNIYEKNDKPTNGEFIALIADKIAMDISN
- a CDS encoding ABC transporter permease, which gives rise to MISIVSRILKQIFNDKRSLFLMVFVPIFLLTLLYFILGKSGYVPKVATVNLSPNLVAVLQEEDGITLTEKDSDESDVDYIKSGKADAVISEDTSGINVVMLEVDTVKTTEVNEALKEAIASFNPNFSINMSFVYGDVDESTFNSIGYLIIGILSFFIIFIFSGISFVRERTSGTVERLMLTPVKTVSVVMGYICGFGIFAVIQSVLLIVFSKFVLDMPFSGEWWIASIIMLLTAVIAVMFGILVSAISKNEFQVMQFIPVIIVPQFFFTGIISIDTMPLYLSYIAKIMPLYYCSMGLKKVLVYGDGIGNVLPFIIALGVFILILFIVNILAVRRYRAR